In one window of uncultured Fusobacterium sp. DNA:
- the csm5 gene encoding type III-A CRISPR-associated RAMP protein Csm5 yields MIKKDIVSTKCKITPLTNIHVGSGVELASYDYIIKDSLYYRIDLGEIFYNFPEKMREELTKLMEDGNIIQIRKYLKDNYKEEYGYIYKCKVTDDVNDEYEKKVAGAKNSNEENQLIVHEFIGNYKGKYIPGSSIKGSIRGAYIGENLKRSYNVVRDDRNKTAPFKHTQKENFLVKEIEAEILGLLELEPKFDPFKNFQVTDTEISNNMLEVTKIKRVNLKNSEIDVPMGFHEVMRGYLLSGEERSLEFKINSSIFPDDENFKNILKRLSTTFDKKTKEKKVVLQDTREFYVDTEIIPILRAKAEKLLEEDLKFFKEANNLKGIEACNRIKEVSSKLKENEALIRFGKGAGFNSTTLNLYNKNKKKIFTRVVSEDYPVGWGVFSCEEE; encoded by the coding sequence ATGATAAAAAAGGATATAGTATCAACTAAATGTAAAATAACCCCTCTTACTAATATTCATGTAGGTAGTGGAGTTGAACTTGCCTCTTATGATTACATTATAAAAGATAGTTTATATTATAGAATTGATTTAGGAGAGATTTTCTATAATTTTCCAGAGAAAATGAGAGAAGAACTTACTAAATTAATGGAAGATGGAAATATTATCCAAATAAGAAAGTACTTAAAAGATAATTACAAAGAGGAGTATGGATATATATATAAATGCAAAGTAACAGATGATGTCAATGATGAATATGAAAAAAAGGTAGCAGGAGCAAAGAACTCCAATGAAGAAAATCAGTTAATAGTACATGAATTTATAGGAAATTACAAGGGAAAATATATTCCAGGAAGTAGTATAAAAGGAAGTATAAGAGGGGCATATATAGGAGAAAATTTAAAAAGAAGTTATAATGTAGTTAGAGATGATAGAAATAAAACTGCTCCATTTAAACATACACAAAAAGAGAATTTTTTAGTTAAGGAGATAGAAGCAGAAATTTTAGGATTATTAGAATTAGAACCTAAATTTGACCCTTTTAAAAATTTTCAAGTTACAGATACAGAGATTTCTAATAATATGTTAGAAGTTACAAAAATAAAGAGAGTGAATTTGAAAAACTCAGAAATAGATGTACCTATGGGATTTCATGAAGTAATGAGAGGGTATCTTTTAAGTGGAGAAGAAAGAAGTTTAGAGTTTAAAATAAATTCTTCAATATTTCCTGATGATGAAAATTTTAAAAATATACTAAAAAGATTATCTACAACCTTTGACAAAAAAACAAAGGAAAAGAAGGTAGTATTGCAAGATACGAGAGAATTCTATGTAGATACAGAGATTATTCCAATTTTGAGAGCAAAGGCAGAAAAATTATTAGAGGAAGATTTAAAGTTTTTTAAAGAAGCAAATAATTTAAAAGGAATAGAAGCTTGTAATAGAATAAAAGAGGTTTCTTCTAAGTTGAAAGAAAATGAAGCATTGATAAGATTTGGAAAAGGGGCTGGATTTAATTCCACTACATTAAATCTATATAATAAAAATAAGAAAAAGATTTTTACAAGAGTTGTATCAGAAGATTATCCAGTAGGTTGGGGAGTGTTCTCCT
- a CDS encoding RAMP superfamily CRISPR-associated protein, with amino-acid sequence MYQTYLWKIKPLTSYMTPWQSDTIYGHLLWGVALNFGEDEIKKTLEEFKKGNPPFIVSDGFINNRLPIISKRVIKSGEIEDIAFQNKESIIDIATKIKRLKKVSHVSFEIFNKLRKKDIDILDLVDEIIEEEESKIISVENLHNRIDRISGSTGENSIFSMKEIFSEENIYIYFKVREDYPIEKIKKLLKFVEDNGFGKKISIGKGAFKSISFEKYDGFGEIRGNGFITLSNYIPNREDYDYVVNSNILIKRGKVGNLAGDEKNPFKKPFSCFKAGALFRGESKKIKGRVLGNLCENRDVVQIGIPFIVEVEL; translated from the coding sequence ATGTATCAAACATATTTATGGAAAATAAAACCTCTCACTTCATATATGACTCCTTGGCAGAGTGATACAATCTATGGGCATCTTCTTTGGGGAGTAGCTTTAAATTTTGGAGAAGATGAGATTAAAAAAACTTTAGAAGAGTTTAAAAAAGGAAACCCTCCATTTATTGTTTCAGATGGTTTTATAAATAATAGATTGCCTATTATAAGTAAAAGAGTAATAAAAAGTGGAGAGATAGAAGATATAGCATTTCAAAATAAAGAGAGTATAATAGATATAGCTACTAAGATAAAAAGATTAAAAAAAGTTTCTCATGTGTCTTTTGAAATTTTTAATAAGTTAAGAAAAAAAGATATAGATATTTTAGATTTAGTAGATGAGATTATTGAAGAGGAAGAAAGTAAAATAATTTCAGTAGAAAATTTACATAATAGAATAGATAGAATCTCAGGAAGTACAGGAGAAAATAGTATATTTTCAATGAAAGAGATTTTTAGTGAAGAAAATATATATATTTATTTTAAAGTGAGGGAAGATTACCCTATTGAAAAAATAAAAAAATTATTAAAATTTGTAGAGGATAATGGTTTTGGAAAGAAAATAAGTATAGGAAAGGGAGCTTTTAAGAGTATTAGTTTTGAAAAATATGATGGATTTGGAGAGATTAGAGGAAATGGTTTTATAACTCTTTCTAATTATATTCCTAATAGAGAAGATTATGATTATGTAGTAAACTCAAATATACTTATAAAGAGAGGGAAAGTAGGAAATTTAGCTGGAGATGAGAAGAATCCTTTTAAAAAACCCTTTTCTTGTTTTAAAGCAGGAGCATTATTTAGAGGAGAGAGTAAGAAGATAAAGGGAAGGGTACTAGGTAATCTATGTGAAAATAGAGATGTAGTACAAATAGGAATTCCTTTTATAGTAGAGGTGGAACTATGA
- the csm3 gene encoding type III-A CRISPR-associated RAMP protein Csm3, translating to MRLKSIKKIDGIIELLTGTRVGGSSDTIEIGGNDSPIVRNPLNKEPYIPGSSLKGKMRMAMEWIEGKIDESGNVHSCKDVECPICRVFGRSAGDNKDREAGKFGPTRIIVRDAYLTQESREELEKLKERVGFDTEWKYENNINRLTSKATPRNSERVPAGVKFEFSIYYKVLDMNDNGKLDEELFEKVVLKGLKALLIDGIGGGVSRGNGQIKFNKLDVDGVSYIEKIENLPIN from the coding sequence ATGAGATTAAAAAGTATAAAAAAAATAGATGGGATAATAGAGTTACTTACAGGAACAAGAGTTGGAGGAAGTTCTGATACAATAGAAATAGGAGGGAATGATTCTCCAATAGTAAGAAATCCTTTAAACAAAGAGCCATATATTCCAGGTTCATCACTAAAAGGAAAGATGAGAATGGCTATGGAATGGATAGAAGGAAAAATAGATGAAAGTGGAAATGTTCACAGTTGTAAAGATGTAGAATGTCCTATATGTAGAGTATTTGGAAGAAGTGCTGGAGATAATAAGGACAGGGAAGCTGGAAAATTTGGACCCACTAGAATAATAGTTAGAGATGCATATTTGACACAAGAGAGTAGAGAGGAGTTAGAAAAATTAAAAGAGAGAGTGGGATTTGATACAGAGTGGAAGTATGAAAATAATATAAATAGACTTACTTCAAAAGCAACTCCAAGAAACTCTGAAAGAGTACCAGCAGGAGTAAAATTTGAGTTTTCTATATACTATAAAGTATTAGATATGAATGATAATGGAAAATTAGATGAAGAACTTTTTGAAAAAGTAGTATTAAAGGGATTGAAAGCTTTACTTATAGATGGAATAGGTGGAGGAGTATCTCGTGGAAATGGGCAGATAAAATTTAATAAATTAGATGTAGATGGAGTATCTTATATTGAAAAAATAGAAAATTTACCTATAAATTAG
- the csm2 gene encoding type III-A CRISPR-associated protein Csm2 — protein MNYNKGYESKGRDNRKESYNSQESIKFIFSEKGFTDTKGNLREELMTVEAEEIAKNLKDVTTAQLRAFFNEIKALKNRLENKESEENFEKIYPLILMIKSKVQYRYSKDKNKLGVLKNFLFAGIDRIILEKKEGKGKEAFINFAIFFETVVGYSYEYIKN, from the coding sequence ATGAATTATAATAAAGGATATGAGAGTAAAGGAAGAGATAACAGAAAAGAAAGTTATAACTCACAGGAAAGTATAAAATTTATATTTAGTGAAAAAGGTTTTACAGATACAAAGGGAAATTTAAGAGAAGAATTAATGACAGTTGAAGCTGAAGAGATAGCTAAAAATTTAAAAGATGTAACTACTGCACAATTAAGAGCTTTTTTTAATGAGATTAAAGCTTTGAAAAATAGATTAGAAAATAAAGAGAGTGAGGAGAATTTTGAAAAGATTTATCCCCTTATTTTGATGATAAAATCAAAAGTTCAATATAGATATTCTAAAGATAAAAATAAGTTAGGAGTACTTAAAAACTTTCTTTTTGCTGGAATAGATAGAATTATACTAGAAAAAAAAGAGGGAAAGGGAAAGGAAGCTTTTATAAATTTTGCAATATTTTTTGAAACAGTAGTTGGATATTCATATGAGTATATAAAAAATTAG
- the cas10 gene encoding type III-A CRISPR-associated protein Cas10/Csm1 yields the protein MVKLSTDRDRVTMGGLLHDIGKFIGRSEKYMSKCSIGKKHPHLSWWFIKFLEEKGIIQEDKILEELVLKHHEGSYFSNDINVASLKDEVIRRLAYVVARADNYSSSERIDEETTRRKYTKVPLDSMFGNIDIGKGKFEETKNRYKLKEFSYSNIFSKEFEENTQEELDNLIDNFLKEVENIETENFKVLYTTLLELIRKYCWAIPSDTQKKTCDLSLYDHLKTTSAISLVTYKYVENLKGSIEKAIDADVKNAKIKDYFLLIAGDISGIQNYIFNLESTEGAGKRIRFRSFFIKLLTNMIAYKIIEDLDLELSNIVISSSGKFYILAPNTKEVKEKISLLKKEISKQLYLEYYGELHFNIQYLELTGDDLGLKFSRKYDEINDLIIDGKRLKFVNEIIDIPIFDEKIYNESQIQQCKICGKRIVKKDEICDYCIRDYKLGELLPKLKKVAFYKEKLIEGDIEFLGVKCKLHSEENIEGNPFLVQCYEDVKESEFPWVREYYGGYTPINHLGYSLSFEEIAQLSTSKNLGILKGDVDNLGLVMRYGLKIDDIDMEQREVKDITSISRVATISRMLDSFFSYWLKEKAKFEKDSYIVYSGGDDFMIVGPWDRLIDMAKEIRESFRKFVGGNENITLTCGIVLTKAKSPLFYGVKLVQEAEEKGKNSGKNGIVLFDTYIPWDKFYEVDRVINFIDENMKSGLFSQSFIYRLLKYTDMAKKYKETKNGKYLKYISDFTYDVGRNISKKVEKPSSDERIIFLNKYFGMESIQSKDKQKFLSEYMKVVLNYVVRKNRGGSDEL from the coding sequence ATGGTAAAATTGTCAACAGATAGAGATAGGGTTACCATGGGAGGATTACTACATGACATAGGTAAATTTATAGGTAGAAGTGAAAAATATATGTCTAAATGTAGTATAGGAAAGAAACACCCACATCTATCATGGTGGTTTATAAAGTTTTTAGAAGAAAAAGGGATAATACAAGAGGATAAGATATTAGAAGAATTAGTTTTAAAACATCATGAAGGAAGCTATTTTAGTAATGATATAAATGTAGCTAGTTTAAAAGATGAAGTGATAAGAAGATTGGCATATGTAGTGGCAAGAGCAGATAACTACTCATCTTCAGAGAGAATAGATGAGGAAACAACTAGAAGAAAATATACAAAAGTTCCACTAGATTCTATGTTTGGAAATATTGATATAGGAAAGGGAAAGTTTGAAGAAACTAAAAATAGATATAAATTAAAAGAGTTTTCATATAGTAATATATTTTCAAAAGAGTTTGAAGAGAATACTCAAGAGGAGTTAGACAATCTTATAGATAATTTTTTAAAGGAAGTAGAAAATATAGAAACTGAAAATTTTAAGGTATTATACACTACTCTTTTAGAACTTATAAGAAAATATTGCTGGGCAATTCCCTCTGATACTCAAAAGAAAACTTGTGACTTATCTCTATATGACCACTTAAAAACAACATCAGCTATCTCTTTGGTAACCTATAAATATGTAGAAAATTTAAAGGGAAGTATAGAAAAAGCAATAGATGCAGATGTAAAAAATGCTAAAATAAAAGACTATTTTCTTTTAATAGCTGGGGATATATCAGGAATTCAAAATTATATATTTAATTTAGAAAGTACTGAAGGAGCTGGAAAGAGAATAAGATTTCGTTCATTTTTTATAAAGTTATTAACTAATATGATAGCTTATAAAATAATAGAAGATTTAGATTTGGAACTAAGTAATATTGTCATATCTTCTAGTGGGAAGTTTTATATATTAGCTCCCAATACTAAAGAGGTAAAAGAAAAAATATCTCTATTGAAGAAAGAGATAAGTAAACAGTTATATTTAGAGTATTATGGAGAACTTCATTTTAATATACAATATCTAGAGCTTACTGGAGATGACTTAGGGCTAAAATTTAGTAGAAAATATGATGAGATAAATGATCTAATAATAGATGGAAAAAGATTAAAATTTGTAAATGAAATAATAGATATTCCTATTTTTGATGAGAAAATATATAATGAAAGTCAAATTCAACAATGCAAAATATGTGGAAAAAGAATAGTAAAAAAAGATGAGATTTGTGATTATTGTATAAGAGATTATAAACTTGGGGAGCTTTTACCAAAACTAAAAAAAGTTGCTTTTTATAAAGAGAAGTTGATAGAAGGGGATATTGAATTTTTAGGAGTAAAATGTAAACTACATAGTGAAGAAAATATCGAAGGAAATCCATTTTTAGTTCAATGTTATGAAGATGTAAAAGAGAGTGAATTTCCATGGGTAAGAGAGTACTATGGGGGATATACACCTATAAATCATTTGGGATACTCACTATCCTTTGAAGAGATAGCACAGTTATCAACTTCTAAAAATCTTGGAATTCTTAAGGGAGATGTGGATAATTTAGGGCTTGTAATGAGATATGGACTAAAAATAGATGATATAGATATGGAGCAAAGAGAGGTAAAAGATATAACATCTATATCGAGAGTAGCAACTATAAGTAGAATGTTAGATAGTTTTTTCTCCTATTGGTTAAAGGAGAAAGCAAAATTTGAGAAAGATAGTTATATAGTCTATTCTGGAGGAGATGACTTTATGATTGTTGGACCTTGGGATAGGCTTATAGATATGGCTAAGGAGATAAGAGAGAGTTTTAGAAAATTTGTAGGTGGAAATGAAAATATAACTCTTACATGTGGAATAGTATTAACTAAAGCAAAATCTCCACTATTTTATGGAGTAAAGTTAGTCCAAGAAGCAGAGGAAAAGGGAAAAAATTCTGGAAAAAATGGAATAGTATTATTTGATACATATATACCTTGGGATAAATTTTATGAAGTGGATAGAGTTATCAACTTTATAGATGAAAATATGAAAAGTGGATTATTTAGTCAAAGTTTCATATATAGACTTCTAAAATATACAGATATGGCTAAAAAATATAAAGAAACTAAAAATGGAAAATATCTAAAATATATTTCAGATTTTACTTATGATGTAGGAAGAAATATAAGTAAGAAAGTGGAGAAACCAAGTAGTGATGAGAGAATAATATTTTTAAATAAATATTTTGGAATGGAATCTATCCAGTCTAAAGATAAGCAAAAGTTTTTATCTGAGTATATGAAAGTAGTATTAAATTATGTAGTGAGAAAAAATAGGGGAGGTTCAGATGAATTATAA
- a CDS encoding CRISPR-associated endonuclease Cas6, with translation MKLVKVTLKSKEKFENRDSEKLRGFFGNHFQENILFHNHKEEFSFNYDYSFIQYKVKDGELFILGINKGGDILLEKINNLREVIIGEKKIEVTPEISITFPKLEIADYKKYKYRFETIWLALNDKNFIKYKNGELDLNQQVANNILEFYKMCEVRADKRIEVVGEFKEVNIRQKDTTILGFVGEFLTNAYLPDDISLGKRKSIGLGRIKLKGEV, from the coding sequence ATGAAGTTAGTAAAAGTTACTTTAAAGAGTAAGGAGAAATTTGAAAATAGAGATTCAGAAAAATTGAGAGGATTTTTTGGAAATCATTTTCAAGAAAATATATTATTTCATAATCATAAAGAAGAGTTCAGTTTTAATTATGATTACTCTTTTATACAATATAAAGTAAAAGATGGAGAGTTATTTATTTTAGGAATAAATAAAGGTGGGGATATACTTTTAGAGAAAATTAACAATTTAAGAGAGGTAATAATAGGAGAAAAAAAGATAGAGGTTACTCCAGAGATAAGTATAACATTTCCTAAATTAGAAATAGCTGACTATAAAAAATATAAATATAGATTTGAAACTATTTGGTTAGCACTTAATGATAAAAACTTTATAAAATATAAAAATGGAGAGCTAGATTTAAATCAACAGGTAGCTAATAATATTTTAGAATTTTATAAGATGTGTGAGGTAAGAGCTGATAAAAGAATAGAAGTAGTGGGAGAGTTTAAAGAGGTAAATATCAGACAAAAAGATACCACTATTCTAGGATTTGTAGGAGAGTTTTTAACAAATGCTTATCTTCCAGATGATATATCATTAGGAAAGAGAAAAAGTATTGGATTAGGTAGAATAAAATTAAAGGGGGAGGTATAG
- the cas2 gene encoding CRISPR-associated endonuclease Cas2 — translation MKIIIAYDIIDNKIRNNIIEILLEMGLIRIQKSIFFGEIKEKKIKRLVRKIENIIEKEQDSIYFFRLCEKDFSKINYFGKNIEIYYFNREFYLL, via the coding sequence ATGAAAATAATAATTGCTTATGATATTATAGATAATAAAATAAGGAATAACATTATAGAAATTTTACTAGAGATGGGGTTAATAAGAATACAAAAATCCATATTTTTTGGAGAAATCAAAGAGAAAAAAATAAAAAGATTAGTTAGAAAAATAGAAAATATAATAGAAAAAGAACAAGATTCCATATATTTTTTTAGATTGTGTGAAAAAGATTTTTCTAAGATAAATTACTTTGGAAAAAATATAGAAATTTATTATTTTAATAGAGAGTTTTATTTACTTTGA
- the cas2 gene encoding CRISPR-associated endonuclease Cas2, producing MKYIISYDISEGKIRGEFSNFLKSEGFIRIQKSVFLGKINKKYMYKRLKEWADKINKVEDSILIFSICDTDFQNSYFLGVTFDIYDIEKFEELFLM from the coding sequence ATGAAATATATAATAAGTTATGATATTTCTGAAGGGAAAATAAGAGGAGAGTTTAGTAATTTTTTGAAAAGTGAAGGATTTATAAGAATACAGAAGTCAGTATTTTTAGGAAAGATAAATAAAAAATATATGTATAAAAGGTTAAAAGAATGGGCAGATAAAATAAATAAAGTAGAGGATTCAATTTTAATTTTTTCCATATGTGATACCGATTTTCAAAATTCATACTTTCTAGGAGTAACTTTTGATATATATGATATTGAAAAATTTGAAGAACTATTTTTAATGTGA
- the cas1 gene encoding CRISPR-associated endonuclease Cas1, producing the protein MDLFIQKVGVKLYKEKEHFVVEKKEENKEYFSYNIVDNIIIQEGNQITSDLLYELIEKEVNLYIADKYGNLIGKFIPITYNINAKIREKQVLFFQNEIGKELGKNWIIEKIENQKKHIRKIYSRRGILEDFICVEKKFDEEIRKIKEILWNDESFENKIMGYEGRASIIYYEEIKKFLPEIWSFTKRETQGAREPYNIVLNYAFGILYLKIEKYLTLAGLDIQLGIIHSNNNKNKSLIFDFIEPFRILAWESTFSLFSKKELNKNYFNLSDGKIELEGRKIISKDIYNRLKNIVEYNGKKISYEEKIEKRAKEIVKELMKYEIYNKL; encoded by the coding sequence ATGGATTTATTCATACAAAAAGTTGGAGTAAAGCTTTATAAAGAAAAAGAACATTTTGTAGTAGAAAAAAAGGAAGAAAATAAAGAATATTTTTCATATAATATTGTTGATAATATAATTATTCAAGAGGGAAATCAAATAACAAGTGATTTGCTGTATGAACTAATAGAAAAAGAGGTAAATTTATATATAGCTGATAAATATGGAAATCTCATAGGTAAGTTTATACCAATAACTTATAATATAAATGCAAAAATAAGAGAAAAACAGGTTTTGTTTTTTCAAAATGAAATAGGAAAAGAATTAGGAAAGAATTGGATTATAGAGAAAATTGAAAATCAGAAAAAACATATAAGAAAAATTTACTCTAGAAGAGGTATTTTAGAGGATTTTATATGTGTAGAGAAAAAATTTGATGAAGAAATAAGAAAAATAAAAGAGATATTATGGAATGATGAGAGTTTTGAAAATAAAATAATGGGATATGAAGGAAGAGCAAGTATAATCTATTATGAAGAGATAAAGAAATTTTTACCTGAAATTTGGAGTTTCACTAAAAGGGAAACTCAAGGAGCAAGAGAGCCTTATAATATAGTTTTAAATTATGCTTTTGGAATACTATACCTTAAAATAGAAAAATACTTAACATTAGCAGGATTAGATATTCAATTAGGAATTATTCATTCAAATAATAACAAGAATAAGTCACTAATTTTTGATTTTATAGAACCTTTTAGAATTTTAGCGTGGGAGAGTACTTTTTCTCTTTTTAGTAAAAAAGAACTGAATAAAAATTATTTTAATCTTAGTGATGGAAAGATTGAATTAGAAGGACGTAAGATAATTTCAAAAGATATTTATAATAGATTAAAAAATATAGTAGAATATAATGGAAAGAAGATAAGTTATGAGGAAAAAATTGAAAAAAGGGCAAAAGAAATAGTGAAGGAATTGATGAAATATGAAATATATAATAAGTTATGA
- the purD gene encoding phosphoribosylamine--glycine ligase, giving the protein MKILVVGSGGREHTICWKVSQNEKVEKVYCAPGNGGTELLEKGENVNLKDSDEILAFAKENKIDLTIVGSEELLVDGIVDKFQTEGLRIFGPDKKAALLEGSKAFSKDFMKKYGVKTAAYEVFDNPAKAKEYIKTCEFPLVVKASGLAAGKGVLICQNLDEALKAVDEIMVDKVFSSAGEQIVVEEFLDGVEASILSATDSKIILPFISAKDHKKIGEKETGLNTGGMGTIAPNPYVTKEVYDKFISDIMNPTLEGIKAEEMDFAGFIFFGLMITSKGVYLLEYNMRLGDPETQVVLPLLESDFIELLESGIDRKLSDAQVKWSDKSACCVVLASGGYPEKYNKGYEITGMNDVDNMTFVAGAKLENGKLLTNGGRVINVVAIGDNLEEARAKAYSDAEKVNFEKKYFRKDIGVLYR; this is encoded by the coding sequence ATGAAAATATTAGTAGTTGGAAGCGGTGGAAGAGAACACACTATTTGTTGGAAAGTTAGTCAAAATGAAAAAGTTGAGAAGGTATATTGTGCTCCAGGAAATGGTGGAACAGAACTTCTTGAAAAAGGAGAAAATGTAAATTTAAAAGATTCTGATGAAATCCTTGCTTTTGCTAAAGAGAATAAAATTGATTTAACAATTGTTGGAAGTGAAGAGTTATTAGTAGATGGAATAGTAGATAAGTTCCAAACTGAAGGATTAAGAATTTTTGGACCAGATAAAAAAGCTGCTTTACTTGAAGGATCTAAAGCGTTTTCAAAAGATTTTATGAAAAAGTATGGAGTAAAAACAGCAGCTTATGAAGTTTTTGATAATCCAGCTAAGGCAAAAGAATATATAAAAACTTGTGAATTTCCTCTAGTAGTAAAAGCTAGTGGACTTGCTGCTGGAAAGGGAGTTCTTATCTGTCAAAATCTCGATGAAGCTTTAAAAGCTGTAGATGAGATAATGGTAGATAAAGTGTTCAGTAGTGCTGGAGAACAAATAGTAGTAGAGGAGTTTTTAGATGGAGTAGAGGCTTCAATCTTATCAGCTACTGATTCAAAAATTATACTTCCATTTATCTCTGCTAAAGATCATAAGAAAATTGGAGAGAAAGAAACAGGACTTAATACTGGAGGAATGGGAACAATTGCTCCTAACCCTTATGTTACAAAAGAGGTTTATGATAAGTTTATAAGTGATATAATGAATCCTACTCTTGAGGGAATTAAAGCTGAAGAAATGGATTTTGCTGGATTTATCTTCTTTGGACTTATGATAACATCTAAGGGAGTATATCTTCTTGAATACAATATGAGATTAGGAGATCCTGAAACTCAAGTAGTTTTACCTCTTCTAGAGTCTGACTTTATAGAGTTATTAGAAAGTGGAATAGATAGAAAACTTTCAGATGCCCAAGTTAAATGGAGTGATAAATCAGCTTGTTGTGTAGTTCTTGCTTCTGGTGGATATCCAGAAAAATATAATAAAGGTTATGAGATTACAGGAATGAACGATGTAGATAATATGACATTTGTTGCTGGAGCTAAACTTGAAAATGGAAAACTTCTTACTAATGGTGGAAGGGTAATCAATGTGGTAGCTATTGGAGATAATCTTGAGGAAGCTAGGGCTAAAGCTTATTCAGATGCTGAAAAAGTAAACTTTGAGAAAAAATACTTTAGAAAAGATATTGGAGTATTATATAGATAA